A single Capricornis sumatraensis isolate serow.1 chromosome 20, serow.2, whole genome shotgun sequence DNA region contains:
- the KCNJ14 gene encoding ATP-sensitive inward rectifier potassium channel 14 yields MGLARALRRLSGALESGDDRAGDEEEAGPGLCHNGWAPAQSPVGRRRGRFVKKDGHCNVRFVNLGGQGARYLSDLFTTCVDVRWRWMCLLFSCSFLASWLLFGLAFWLIASLHGDLTAPPPPAPCFSQVASFLAAFLFALETQTSIGYGVRSVTEECPAAVAAVVLQCIAGCVLDAFVVGAVMAKMAKPKKRNETLVFSENAVVALRDRRLCLMWRVGNLRRSHLVEAHVRAQLLQPRVTPEGEYIPLDHQDVDVGFDGGTDRIFLVSPITIVHEIDSASPLYELGRAELARADFELVVILEGMVEATAMTTQCRSSYLPGELLWGHRFEPVLFQRGSQYEVDYRHFHRTYEVPGTPVCSAKELDERAERASQSPKSGFPSSLAAFCYENELALSCCQEEDEEEEATEGDGAEAEDKAASPQVLTPTLALTLPP; encoded by the exons ATGGGCCTGGCCAGGGCCCTGCGCCGCCTCAGCGGCGCCCTGGAGTCTGGAGACGACAGGGCGGGCGATGAGGAGGAAGCCGGGCCGGGGCTGTGCCACAACGGGTGGGCGCCAGCGCAGTCGCCCGTGGGGCGGCGCCGCGGGCGCTTCGTCAAGAAGGACGGGCATTGCAACGTGCGCTTCGTGAACCTGGGCGGCCAGGGCGCGCGCTACCTGAGCGACCTGTTCACCACGTGCGTGGACGTGCGCTGGCGCTGGATGTGCCTGCTCTTCTCCTGCTCCTTCCTCGCCTCCTGGCTGCTCTTTGGCCTGGCCTTCTGGCTCATCGCCTCCCTGCACGGCGACCTGACtgccccgccgccgcccgcaccCTGCTTCTCGCAGGTGGCCAGCTTCCTGGCCGCCTTCCTCTTCGCGCTGGAGACTCAGACGTCCATCGGCTACGGCGTGCGCAGCGTCACCGAGGAGTGCCCGGCCGCTGTGGCCGCCGTGGTGCTCCAGTGCATCGCCGGCTGCGTGCTGGACGCCTTCGTCGTGGGCGCCGTCATGGCCAAGATGGCCAAGCCCAAGAAGCGCAACGAGACGCTGGTCTTCAGCGAGAACGCCGTCGTGGCGCTGCGCGACCGCCGCCTCTGCCTCATGTGGCGCGTCGGCAACCTGCGCCGCAGTCATCTCGTCGAGGCCCACGTGCGGGCCCAGCTGCTGCAG CCTCGAGTGACCCCGGAGGGTGAGTACatacctctggaccaccaggatgtGGACGTGGGCTTTGATGGTGGCACTGATCGCATCTTCCTTGTGTCTCCCATCACCATCGTGCACGAGATTGACTCCGCCAGTCCTCTGTATGAACTAGGACGGGCTGAGCTGGCCCGGGCTGACTTTGAGCTGGTGGTCATTCTCGAGGGCATGGTCGAGGCCACAGCTATGACCACACAGTGTCGCTCTTCCTACCTCCCTGGTGAGCTGCTCTGGGGCCATCGTTTCGAGCCAGTCCTCTTCCAGCGTGGCTCCCAGTACGAGGTCGACTATCGCCACTTCCATCGCACTTATGAGGTCCCAGGGACGCCTGTCTGTAGCGCCAAGGAGCTGGATGAACGGGCAGAGCGTGCGTCCCAGAGCCCCAAGTCTGGCTTCCCTAGCTCTCTGGCAGCATTCTGCTATGAGAATGAACTCGCTCTGAGCTGCTGCCAGGAAGAAGATGAGGAAGAGGAGGCCACAGAGGGGGATGGGGCAGAGGCAGAGGACAAGGCTGCCAGCCCCCAAGTTCTCACACCAACCCTGGCGCTGACCTTGCCCCCGTGA